Genomic DNA from Mycteria americana isolate JAX WOST 10 ecotype Jacksonville Zoo and Gardens chromosome 25, USCA_MyAme_1.0, whole genome shotgun sequence:
ATGTTCCTAATTGCCTATAAAACCCCACCCGACTTCAGTCTGGGAAGCTTTGGCTGtaaattttttctttgctgtatgtCTTGTATTCCCTACACATGACTGACTTGGACCTTAGCAGTGCTGAGGTAAGATAAGCGGTATCAGAGAAAACTGTCAGATCGGTGGGTTTTGATACTTCGTTCTCCTTCCCAGGATTAAGCAGTGGGATGTATTTGCAGGATGCAGCTCGGACAGACTGGTAGAGTAACATTTCCTTGCAAGGGCTCCGGATTTGACCCAGAACCTCTTCTCAAGATGCCAAAAGACTCTAGAAATCAAATCATAACATTGGATTAATAGTTTCTCCCCTCTTTCTGTTCAAAAGGAAAATGTCCAACCCAAATACCTCACCCTAAAGATTAAGGTCCAAAAATCACAAGGGGTCCTGACTGCATTTCGGATTCCTTTGCTGTAGTGGCTTCAGGCAGTTACTCTCTAGTCTTGGTTTGAAGAAGGTATCCAAAAGAAACAGTTCCAGCAACTACGCTGTCTGCCCATCCCGAAGAGCAGTCCTTGTGCTTAAGAGTAATTTGGTTACGTTTGGGTTTTAAGCTAATTAATTTTGTTGACGATCGGATTGGTGGCGTTTCCTGATGCAGATACTATGTGCTGAGTTCAGCTGCCTGCCTAATTTTTGTTTAGCATGGTTGGGATAGCTGTGGTTTAAAACTAGCTCCTAATGATTTCAGGATGTCTGAGAGCATGACTTTCCAAAACTACACAACACTGCCACCTAATTCCCATTTCGTGTGGCGGGGGGAGAGGTTTGGAGCATGGGGCCGAAGGGATCTCGGTCATCTCGCTGTCTTTCTGTCCTGATGGTGTTTGTCTCTCCTCAGTTCTGTCCAACCAAGGCTGAAGCCCGAAGGAGTGCTGCGAAGATTGCGCTAATGAACTCGGTCTTTAACGAGCATCCCTCCCGGAGGATCACGGATGAGTTCATTGAGAAGAGTGTTTCGGAGGCCCTGGCATCTTTCAACGTAAGGCTTTCCAGTGCCCAGAGGGCTGCGATTGCTGGGGACGGATTGACTGGGGAAAAACCTCAAATCATGGGAAGAGAAGTTTTCTTTTACATCTGGAACTCTTTACggcaggttttttttcagtgacttctgaGTATTAAAACTGTAACTATAGCTCTAATTCTCGttctcctgcttcccctcccacacAGTCTCACACTCTTCTCGAGTCTGATTGTGCTCCCTCAGATCAGGCCGGGTGGGATTACAAGATGGAGACGTTGATTCACGTGGCCCTTCTGTGACCAGGTTGTCACACGGGCTAGCTTTCTTCAAACCAAATGTTTTCCAGAAACTTTAGTTTCTCGGGGCGGGAGCTTTGCATTCTTCTTTTACTGCTCTAATTATACCTTATCCTGGAGGGAGTTCTTGCTGTGCAGCCAGAGTATTGTAAGAACTTTGAAATCGCCATAATGGGCTGCAGAAAAAATCCCGTTGCGAGTGGCATTGTCAAAAGCAGAGCGGGCTTCGTTACTCCGTGAGAGCTGTAGCGAACGATGCAAGTATTCGAGGCTGAGTTAGACCGGTGAGCGCGGTCTAAGCACGAGGGTGAGGTGCGTAAGGCTGTCCTCCTTAATCTGACCTGGAATTACTGAAGTGGGGATGATGTAGCAGAAGTGGCAGGTACCAGGTGAGCCCCGCTTGGGTCGGGAGTTGCAGCTTTTGCATGAAATGTCTCTTGCAGGGCAATCGAGAGGAAGCTGATAATCCCAACACCGGGATCGGTGCTTTCCGCTTCATGCTGGAATCCAACAAGGGAAAATCAATGCTGGAGTTCCAGGTACTGTTCATAGTTTAACGACACGGTTCAAGGGGTGGTTGGTTTGATCTTTCAGCTACGGCCGTAGTGCttcacattcaaaacaaaagcGGGGCTTTCCTCTTAGAGCACCACTCGGGATTTGTGGTGCTTTCAGGTGCTGGTATACCAGCAAAATACTTTGAATTGGGCTCTGTCTGTAAATGCTCTTTGATATTTGCGTGGCTTGGTATTGTGAAAGGGTTGTGCGTTCTTCTGATCCAGCGTTTTCGGTGACGTGGTGTTTAGATAACTGGCGCTGGAGGTTCAGATGATACCTCCAGGTACCTTAACTCACGGCATTAAGCGAGCCGTTTCATTTGTGGTTTTTATCCTCTCCCTGTAAAATGGGAGAGATCTCGCTTCCCTTAGGAAGGCTGGCGAAGATCTTTCATCCAAAGACATTTTGATTGTGGAATTAGGAGTCTTGATTACGGTCGTTACATGCCCTCAAACCACAGCGTTATCTGAGCAATCTTCGTATCCTACTGAAATATGCTCGGTCTGTCTCTCGTTACGACAAAACATCTGTGAAATGAAAAGTACAAACTGCTGAGGGAAACTGCTGTAACACTTATCAGCTCTGGTATAACGGAGCAGGAGGAGTCCGTGCAGAACAGATGACTGAGAACTGAGATTCTTCCGGGCTTTATTCCAGCCTTTCTGAGGAAACTGCTCCTACGagcagagcggagcagagcagccaggtaAATAAGGCTTTTTAGAGCGCTCTGAATTCTGCCTGCGACTTGATAGCCTTTGAGCACGCTCCTCGTTGTCACGCAGGACGTCTGTCCCCGCACGTACTGAGATGTTACGATGGTGCTTGGAGATTCGTGACTCCCTTTAATTTAAACTTGGGCTTCAAAAGTAGCTCGGAATGATTCGTGTGCAGATGAGTTGACTGTTAAGCGCACCAACTGGAGCTGGATTTTTAGAAGAGGAGAAATTGGACCGTAACTCTGCTCCAGACAGTGAAGCGGGGTTTGGATGCCTCTCAAAGCAGGCGCCTTTAGTCTGTAGTGTCGCTGTGTTTGGGGTTCTTTGCTGTAGGCGAACTTTTCCCGAAGCGGACTTCTTGCCTGGCTCGTTTCCCTTGAATGGAAAAACTCAGGAGGCAGAAGGCAGAAGTGTTTATATTAATGGGCCTGTTTACACAGGGTGACTCTGTTATGTATATTCCTTAGgctgtgtttgtgtttgggaAGCTTAACTAGTGGCTGCAAGTTTACGAAGCAGAATTTGTGTGGCCTTGAGAGAGAAACGTTTGCTTGGAAAACGTGGGGTTGTCACCTGCTCTGCCGGTGCTTTAGCTCGGAGGTTGCGAGATGACAGAGTCTTGCTTGCAGAATCCCGAAATCCCTGGGGCAGAGTGAAGCATCAGCGGCTTTGTCTCCTCTGTAATCCACTCATCTGGCGGGGGGATTTTTGTCTAGTGGGGCGAGCCGGACTTTGCCCTTGCATCTTGGCTCCTAAGACGCTGGTGATGCCTTCTGCCTCCCCCGCTTCTGtggttttcttgtctttttgaTAAATCTGAACTCATTCATGCTGGAAGTCTTTTGTTTACGGACTCCGGAGTTGCAAACGTACTCTGTGATCCTTGCGATTGCAAGGGACCGGCTGCGATGTTGCAAAGTCCGTGTCGCCACCTTGTTCCCATAGCCAGAAACTAGCTTGACTGCTTGCGGGGACGAGGATTCAGCGCTCCGTTTCCTCGCAGCCTGACCGCCTCTTGCCGTTGCAGGAGCTGATGACCGTCTTCCAGCTGTTGCACTGGAACGGCAGCCTCAAAGCCATGCGAGAGAGGCAGTGCTCACGGCAGGTGAGTCCGGGCTGCGGGTGCCTCGAGCGGTTGTACTCTAGGCGCGTTAGGGTCGCAACAACCTTCTCCTTAAGCTCCCTTAGCTGGCAGGGAGTGCTGCTAAGCGACGCGTGCCCCATGTAGTGACTTGTCTTTCCTAAGCTCCCCTGCGTATGTCCGTTACCACCAGGAGGTCCTGGCTCACTACTCCCACCGCGCTCTGGACGATGACATAAGGAACCAGATGGCCATGGACTGGGTGAACAGGGAGCAGAACAGCCCAGGGGCCCTTTCCAGAGAGCTGGCTACAACGGAGAGAGAGCTGGACGAAGCCCGCCTGGCTGGGAAGGAGCTGCGTTTCCATAAGGAGAAGAAAGACATCCTGATGCTGGCCGCTGGCCAGCTGGGGAGCATGCACTCCTCCAACTGCTAGACTCTGGCGTGCAAGTCGTTCCGCTCCCCCAGGCCTACTAACACCTCCACGCTGACGGGATCCGTCCCGTGTCACGTAAAGCATGTAATGCCTCTTCCAGGATTGTGGCCCATTTgcacattttaaagatttttttttttaaaaaaaaaaaaaaaaaaaaagctcctgtacagatttttaaaccttttaataCTTGCTTCTAGACCTACTCCTCGGCCTCCTCTCCGCTAGAGAATTccttctgtcacttttttttttaaagacagcgtTAAAAATGCAGCCTGTCAGTATTAACACCGAAGAGCTCCGCTGTACGTTGGTACTATGTAGTCGGCAATATTCCGTGAAATGTAGCACTTCTCCCAGAAAGCTTCTGTTCGTTGGAGCTGATGCATGTCATGcagacctgctttttttttttttttccttctgcttctatAGTAGAGGGGGGGTCTATCAAAACTCCTCGATAAGCAcactaattaaaaaacccaacaaaacaaaaccaccgaGGCATTCTCTTTAACGCTACAACGCAAGCTGCGCGGGGGGGGAATACTCCCAAGCACgtaaaaggaatttaaaactgGGATTTTGGTTTGGCCAGGCTGACATCTGGGGATCAATCTACAGAATTCCAGTTCCAAGCTCCAGGCAGGATTTGCAGTTACCCCACGGCTGTCAGGTGGCTGTATCTGTTTCCGCTCTGGCTTTTCGCTCGGGGGGTAGGACGTAGTTTATTCTCTCAATAATGCACCTAACAACAAACTACAAGGCCCTGCGGTACTTAAGGGATTGGACTTGGCGGTTTAATTAGTCGGCACCAGGCAGAGCCTCCTGCTCCGCTCCTGTTCAATCCTCTTTGGGTTCAGCCCGGTCTGGCAGGGTGGAGGTGCTGGAGTCCCGTCCCGAGCCCCAGCAGGCGGCGGGGGGATGAAGTGGCCGGTTTATTTTGCTGGAAATGGAGCATTGGTGGGTTTTGGCTTCCCCAGCCAAGCTGGGGAGATGTGGATTGTTTTAAAATCTAGCAAGAAATGAGAGATGGACATGCCGTTCTCTCCGGAGCAGCTTCCAAACCAAATGTCAGACTTGGCCTTTTCAAGGAAGGTTTAAAAAGCCTTGCCAGAGTTTCAGAACTCGCTAGCAATACGAGGGGAAACCGCTCAGCTTCTCCCCCTGACGAGCCTTGCGAACACAAGTCTCTGTTAACCAGAGCTGCGTTTAAGTCTCTGTTAACCAAAACTCCGTTTAAGTCTGTTAACCAGAACTGCGTTTAAGTCTCTGTTAACCAAAACTGCGTTTAAGTCTTTGTTAACCAGAGCTGCGTTTAAGTCTCTGTTAACCAAAACTCCGTTTAAGTCTGTTAACCAAAACTGCATTTAAGTCTTTGTTAACCAAAACTGCATTTAAGTCTCTGTTAACCAGAGCTGCGTTTAAGTCTCTGTTAACCAGAGCTGCGTTTAAGTCTCTGTTAACCAAAACTCCATTTAAGTCTCTGTTAACCAGAGCTGCGTTTAAGTCTCTGTTAACCAAAACTCCATTTAAGTCTCTGTTAACCAGAGCTGCGTT
This window encodes:
- the LIX1L gene encoding LIX1-like protein isoform X1 encodes the protein MMESVRAQRLQPGVGTLRSLRPGVTGAPAAAASAPPPPPAPPPAAVAAPLPAAPPPPAGLGLGLGLGLPPPPPPLGLQGSAAPPPPGAGPPAVLREAVEAVVRSFAKHTQGYGRVNVVEALQEFWQMKQSRGADLKNGALVVYEMVPSNSPPYVCYVTLPGGSCFGSFQFCPTKAEARRSAAKIALMNSVFNEHPSRRITDEFIEKSVSEALASFNGNREEADNPNTGIGAFRFMLESNKGKSMLEFQELMTVFQLLHWNGSLKAMRERQCSRQEVLAHYSHRALDDDIRNQMAMDWVNREQNSPGALSRELATTERELDEARLAGKELRFHKEKKDILMLAAGQLGSMHSSNC